A DNA window from Brassica napus cultivar Da-Ae chromosome C1, Da-Ae, whole genome shotgun sequence contains the following coding sequences:
- the LOC106436009 gene encoding acyl carrier protein, chloroplastic: MATTFSASVSMQATSLVTTTRISFQKPVLVSNHGRTNLSFNLSRTRLSISCAAKQETVEKVSEIVKKQLSLKDDQQVVAETKFVDLGADSLDTVEIVMGLEEEFGIQMAEEKAQKIATVEQAAELIEELMQAKK, translated from the exons ATGGCGACCACTTTCAGCGCTTCAGTCTCCATGCAAGCTACCTCTCTG GTCACAACAACGAGGATTAGTTTCCAAAAGCCAGTTTTGGTTTCCAACCATGGAAGGACTAATCTCTCCTTCAACCTAAGCCGCACTCGCCTTTCAATCTCTTGCGCG GCCAAACAAGAGACAGTAGAGAAAGTATCTGAGATAGTCAAGAAGCAACTCTCACTCAAAGACGATCAACAAGTCGTTGCAGAAACCAAATTTGTCGATCTTGGAGCAGATTCTCTCGACACG GTTGAGATTGTGATGGGTTTAGAGGAAGAGTTTGGGATCCAAATGGCAGAAGAGAAAGCACAGAAGATTGCAACAGTTGAGCAAGCTGCTGAACTCATTGAAGAGCTCATGCAAGCCAAGAAGTAA
- the LOC106436008 gene encoding probable serine/threonine-protein kinase At1g54610: protein MGCVLGRPGSPGSVVSSRIESNRKEVNNVSVTKTETIQTTSVVVASASTSEEVVKNHKEENGTRERKPRGERRRSSKPDPRRSNPPKNLLGEQVAAGWPPWLSEVCGEALNGWLPRKADSFEKIEKIGSGTYSNVYKARDSLTGSIVALKKVRCDVLERESLRFMAREILILRRLDHPNVIKLEGLVTSRMSNSLYLVFRYMHHDLAGLAASPDITFTEQQVKCYMKQLLSGLEHCHNRGVLHRDIKGSNLLIDDGGVLRIGDFGLATFYDSTKRQRMTNRVVTLWYRAPELLHGVEEYNVGIDLWSAGCILAELLSGRPIMPGRNEVEQLHRIYKLCGSPSEEYWRKIRLPSHQRHAHHKPLPQFKRKVREVFKDFSPQALSLLDTLLAIDPSERQTASDALMSDFFMTKPFPCEPSDLPKYPPSKEIDARKRDEEFRRQREARKVQGESRRRIRLPRERAHPRAMAAPEANAENQSNIDRMRMITHANAKSKSEKFPPPHQDGALGFQVGSSRRLDPSEIPFSSNSFTASYSKEPLQTWSGPLAPIGASDSSSQRRKDVNKERRMAAKLKGKRIVV from the exons ATGGGTTGTGTATTGGGTCGACCCGGATCGCCAGGATCAGTAGTTAGCTCAAGGATCGAGTCTAATCGAAAGGAAGTAAACAATGTCTCCGTGACTAAAACCGAAACCATACAAACCACTAGTGTAGTTGTTGCTTCTGCTTCTACTAGTGAGGAGGTTGTGAAGAATCACAAGGAAGAGAATGGCACCAGAGAGAGGAAACCTAGAGGCGAAAGAAGAAGGTCTAGTAAGCCTGACCCGAGACGTAGCAACCCACCAAAGAACTTGCTCGGTGAGCAAGTTGCTGCCGGATGGCCACCGTGGCTGTCTGAAGTCTGCGGTGAAGCTCTTAACGGATGGCTTCCAAGAAAAGCTGATTCCTTTGAGAAGATTGAGAag ATTGGATCAGGAACGTATAGTAATGTGTACAAGGCGAGAGATTCATTAACAGGAAGTATAGTAGCATTAAAGAAAGTGCGGTGCGATGTTTTGGAACGTGAGAGCTTGAGATTCATGGCTAGAGAGATTCTGATCTTGAGGAGATTAGATCATCCCAATGTCATCAAACTAGAAGGTTTGGTTACTTCGAGGATGTCGAATAGTTTATACTTGGTGTTCCGTTACATGCATCACGACCTAGCTGGTCTAGCTGCAAGCCCGGACATAACATTCACCGagcaacag GTTAAATGCTACATGAAGCAACTCCTCTCGGGGCTCGAACACTGCCACAACAGAGGAGTTCTCCACCGTGATATCAAAGGATCAAACCTCCTTATAGACGACGGAGGAGTTCTTAGGATAGGCGACTTCGGTCTCGCGACGTTTTACGATTCCACTAAAAGGCAAAGGATGACGAACCGGGTTGTTACATTATGGTACAGAGCACCTGAGCTTCTTCACGGTGTCGAAGAGTATAACGTAGGCATTGATCTGTGGAGTGCAGGCTGCATTTTAGCCGAGTTGTTATCAGGTAGACCGATCATGCCGGGTCGCAACGAGGTGGAGCAGTTGCATAGGATATATAAGCTGTGCGGGTCGCCTTCTGAAGAGTATTGGAGGAAGATTAGGCTTCCTTCTCATCAGAGGCATGCTCATCACAAGCCTTTGCCTCAGTTCAAAAGAAAAGTGAGAGAGGTTTTTAAAGACTTCTCTCCTCAGGCGCTTTCTTTGCTTGATACTCTTCTGGCTATTGATCCTTCTGAGCGTCAGACAGCTTCAGATGCGTTGATGAGTGAT TTCTTCATGACAAAGCCATTTCCATGTGAACCTTCTGATCTACCTAAGTATCCTCCAAGTAAAGAGATTGATGCCAGGAAACGAGATGAAGAGTTTAGGAG ACAAAGGGAAGCACGTAAGGTTCAAGGAGAGagcagaagaagaatcagaCTACCTCGAGAACGAGCTCATCCAAGAGCAATGGCTGCTCCTGAAGCCAATGCCGAGAATCAATCCAACATTGAT aGGATGCGTATGATCACGCATGCGAATGCTAAGAGCAAGAGCGAGAAGTTTCCTCCACCGCATCAAGACGGGGCGCTTGGTTTTCAAGTGGGATCTTCACGGAGACTTGATCCATCAGAGATACCTTTTAGCTCAAACTCGTTCACTGCTTCTTACTCCAAAGAGCCGCTTCAGACTTGGTCAGGCCCTTTGGCTCCCATTGGAGCGTCTGACTCAAGTTCACAGAGGAGAAAGGATGTTAACAAGGAGAGAAGAATGGCTGCTAAGCTTAAAGGGAAAAGAATCGTTGTTTAa
- the LOC106436001 gene encoding phosphoglycerate mutase-like protein AT74: MSSDNKLLPKRIILVRHGESEGNLDTSAYTTTPDHKIQLTESGLLQAQEAGARLRSLLSSNPSSPEWRVCFYVSPYDRTRSTLREIGRSFSRRRVIGVREECRIREQDFGNFQVKERMRATKKVRERFGRFFYRFPEGESAADVFDRVSSFLESLWRDIDMNRLHMNPTHELNFVIVSHGLTSRVFLMKWFKWTVEQFEALNNPGNSEIRVMELGQGGDYSLAIHHTEEELERWGLSPEMIADQKWRVNAHKGEWKEDCKWYFGDFFDHMADSDHESEADGTEEVVTNLNLLTNSGDNNEELCNGQCS; this comes from the exons ATGAGTTCAGATAACAAACTACTTCCGAAGCGAATCATCCTCGTACGTCACGGCGAATCCGAAGGAAACCTCGACACGTCGGCATACACAACAACCCCTGATCACAAGATCCAGCTAACAGAATCCGGTTTGCTTCAGGCGCAAGAAGCAGGAGCGCGTCTCCGCTCCCTGCTCTCCTCCAATCCTTCTTCGCCGGAGTGGCGCGTCTGCTTCTACGTCTCCCCTTACGATCGCACGCGTTCTACGCTCCGGGAGATCGGACGGTCGTTCTCGCGCCGCCGCGTGATCGGCGTTCGAGAGGAATGTCGGATCAGGGAGCAGGATTTTGGGAACTTTCAGGTTAAAGAGAGGATGAGAGCGACCAAGAAGGTTAGAGAGAGGTTTGGCCGGTTCTTTTATCGGTTCCCGGAGGGTGAATCCGCCGCCGACGTTTTTGATCGCGTCTCCA GTTTTCTTGAGTCTCTATGGAGAGATATTGACATGAACAGACTTCACATGAACCCGACTCATGAGCTAAACTTTGTGATCGTCTCTCACGGGTTAACATCGCGTGTGTTTCTGATGAAATGGTTCAAGTGGACCGTGGAACAGTTTGAGGCATTAAACAATCCCGGGAACAGCGAGATCAGAGTTATGGAGTTAGGACAAGGCGGTGACTACAGCTTGGCGATTCATCACACGGAGGAAGAGTTAGAGAGATGGGGTTTGTCACCGGAGATGATTGCAGATCAGAAATGGCGGGTTAACGCGCATAAGGGCGAATGGAAAGAAGATTGTAAGTGGTACTTTGGTGATTTCTTTGATCATATGGCTGATTCAGATCATGAATCCGAGGCTGATGGCACTGAAGAAGTCgttacaaatttaaatctacTAACGAACTCAGGAGATAACAATGAGGAGTTATGCAATGGACAATGCAGCTGA
- the LOC106436000 gene encoding LOW QUALITY PROTEIN: GDSL esterase/lipase At3g05180 (The sequence of the model RefSeq protein was modified relative to this genomic sequence to represent the inferred CDS: inserted 1 base in 1 codon; deleted 1 base in 1 codon; substituted 1 base at 1 genomic stop codon), whose product METVIHSLLILLSFVAISHTQPLLASSFPISPNFAAVFNFGDSNSDTGELTSGLGFRLPPPNGQSFVFKPPSTGRFCDGRLIVDFLMEAIGRPYLRPYLDSVSTQSYLRGCNFAAGGSTIQKANAASFSPFGFGVQVAQFVTFKFKVLQLIQQGNXKYSSRXYINLSGSYRHMFIRTIYFFSDKTFENLPSEDHFKNGLYMFDIGQNDIAGAIYGKTVDQAAAVIPTIISTFKDGINRLYWEGGARNFWIHNTGPIGCLAQMVSIFGKEKSKVDEFGCVIGHNEAAKLFNLQLQGLVRNFTQQYRDANFTYVDMFSIKSDLIQNHSKYGFDQSIMVCCGTGGPPLNYNDQINCGSTGTSNGTTVTSNSCNDSSKYVNWDGIHYTEAANRFVSQKILSGTYSLTVSS is encoded by the exons ATGGAAACCGTTATTCACTCTCTTCTCATATTGTTATCATTTGTAGCCATCTCTCATACTCAGCCTCTTCTGGCCAGTTCTTTTCCGATTTCTCCTAATTTTGCGGCAGTTTTCAACTTCGGAGACTCTAACTCCGACACCGGAGAACTCACCTCTGGTCTTGGTTTCCGTCTCCCACCTCCCAATGGACAATCCTTCGTCTTTAAACCTCCATCTACTGGAAGATTCTGTGATGGACGTCTCATCGTCGATTTTCTAA TGGAGGCAATTGGTCGACCCTACTTGAGACCTTATTTGGATTCAGTTAGCACACAAAGCTACCTGAGAGGCTGCAATTTTGCTGCTGGTGGATCAACGATTCAGAAGGCAAATGCTGCATCCTTTAGCCCTTTTGGATTTGGCGTTCAAGTTGCTCAATTCGTCACCTTCAAATTCAAAGTTCTTCAATTAATACAACAAGGTAACTAAAAATATTCATCAA TATATATAAACTTGTCCGGTTCATATAGACATATGTTTATTCGtacc atatattttttttcagataaaaCTTTCGAAAACTTACCGTCGGAAGATCATTTCAAAAATGGATTGTACATGTTTGATATCGGACAAAATGATATAGCCGGTGCAATTTACGGCAAGACAGTAGATCAAGCTGCTGCTGTCATTCCTACAATCATAAGTACATTTAAAGATGGAATAAAT agACTATATTGGGAAGGGGGTGCGAGAAACTTTTGGATACACAACACAGGACCAATTGGGTGTTTAGCTCAGATGGTGTCAATATTTGGGAAAGAGAAATCAAAAGTTGATGAGTTTGGTTGTGTCATTGGCCATAACGAAGCTGCTAAGCTCTTCAATTTACAGCTTCAGGGTCTCGTCAGAAATTTTACTCAACAATATCGTGATGCTAATTTCACGTACGTCGATATGTTCTCGATCAAATCTGACCTCATCCAGAATCATTCCAAATATG GTTTTGATCAGTCCATAATGGTATGTTGTGGAACCGGAGGACCGCCACTGAACTACAATGATCAGATTAACTGCGGTTCAACAGGGACATCAAACGGTACGACAGTAACATCCAACTCATGTAATGATAGTTCCAAATATGTTAACTGGGATGGAATTCACTATACCGAAGCTGCAAACCGGTTTGTTTCACAGAAAATTCTGTCCGGTACATATTCCCTGACGGTGTCGTCTTGA